The Prevotella melaninogenica ATCC 25845 genome includes a window with the following:
- a CDS encoding beta-N-acetylhexosaminidase, translating to MKKILLSVALMMATFSLHATDANYQVVPLPQSITAEKGTPFVLDANTVINVASNDEAMRRNGEFLKQYIQEATGIALNGMNKKGSTITLKLNAKVENEEGYVITVKGKNIIVEGKTPRGVFYGVQTLRKSLPLEKAENVTFPAARIVDYPRFGYRGTMLDCARHYFKMSFIKEFIDMLALHNVNTFHWHLTEDQGWRAQIDRYPKLTEVGSKRAQTVIGRMTGLFDETPYGGYYTKDEMREVVKYAADRYITVIPEIDMPGHMLGALAAYPELGCTGGPYKVAEQWGVFPDILCAGNPKTYEFVNNVLDEIVDIFPSKYIHIGGDEAPRDRWKTCPRCQAEIKRLGLKGSNGFPAEAQLQAYFMNQAAKHLAEKGRNIIGWDEILEGDVDKGTTVMSWRGVNGGIEAAKRGLDAIMTPVNYYYLDYYQRKDNTMTLIGGFLPVETTYGYNPVPDDAAPELKKHVKGVQANLWTEYVIGRDLAFFQLLPRVAAMAETGWTENDKKDFASFKARETRLNELYKHFGWKTCQDLYKEKK from the coding sequence ATGAAGAAAATCTTACTTTCAGTGGCATTGATGATGGCTACATTCTCACTTCATGCCACAGATGCGAACTATCAAGTAGTTCCTCTCCCACAGAGTATTACTGCTGAGAAGGGTACACCATTCGTTTTGGATGCTAACACCGTTATTAATGTTGCAAGCAACGATGAGGCTATGCGCCGTAATGGTGAATTCTTGAAGCAATATATCCAAGAGGCAACTGGTATTGCGCTCAATGGTATGAACAAGAAAGGAAGTACTATTACCTTGAAACTCAATGCAAAGGTTGAGAATGAGGAGGGTTATGTTATCACCGTAAAGGGTAAGAATATTATCGTTGAGGGTAAGACTCCACGTGGTGTATTCTATGGTGTACAGACCCTTCGCAAGTCATTACCATTGGAGAAGGCAGAGAACGTAACCTTCCCAGCAGCTCGTATCGTTGACTATCCACGCTTCGGCTATCGTGGTACGATGCTCGATTGCGCTCGTCACTATTTCAAGATGAGTTTCATCAAGGAGTTTATCGATATGTTGGCACTTCACAATGTCAACACCTTCCACTGGCATCTCACTGAGGATCAGGGCTGGCGTGCACAGATTGACCGCTATCCAAAGCTCACTGAGGTTGGTTCAAAGCGTGCGCAGACAGTTATTGGTCGTATGACAGGACTCTTTGATGAGACCCCATACGGTGGTTATTATACAAAGGATGAGATGCGTGAAGTTGTGAAGTATGCAGCTGATCGTTATATCACTGTTATTCCAGAGATTGATATGCCAGGCCACATGCTCGGCGCATTGGCAGCTTACCCAGAGCTTGGTTGTACTGGTGGTCCTTACAAAGTGGCTGAGCAATGGGGCGTATTCCCAGACATTCTCTGTGCTGGTAACCCTAAGACCTACGAGTTTGTGAACAATGTTCTCGATGAGATTGTTGATATCTTCCCATCAAAATATATCCACATCGGTGGTGATGAGGCTCCACGTGATCGTTGGAAGACCTGTCCACGCTGTCAGGCTGAAATCAAACGTCTCGGCTTGAAGGGCTCTAACGGCTTCCCTGCAGAGGCTCAGTTGCAGGCTTACTTCATGAATCAGGCTGCTAAGCACTTGGCTGAAAAAGGTCGTAACATCATCGGTTGGGACGAGATTCTTGAGGGTGATGTAGACAAGGGTACAACTGTCATGAGCTGGCGTGGTGTGAATGGTGGTATCGAGGCGGCTAAGCGTGGCCTGGATGCCATCATGACTCCAGTAAACTATTACTATCTCGACTACTATCAGAGAAAGGATAACACGATGACCCTCATCGGTGGTTTCCTCCCAGTTGAGACAACTTACGGCTACAACCCAGTGCCAGACGACGCTGCACCTGAGTTGAAGAAACACGTTAAGGGTGTACAGGCAAACCTCTGGACTGAGTATGTTATCGGTCGCGACCTCGCTTTCTTCCAGCTCCTCCCACGTGTTGCTGCTATGGCAGAGACTGGTTGGACAGAGAACGATAAGAAGGACTTCGCTTCTTTCAAGGCACGTGAAACCCGCCTGAACGAGCTTTACAAGCACTTCGGTTGGAAGACTTGCCAGGACCTCTACAAGGAGAAGAAGTAA
- a CDS encoding HAD-IA family hydrolase, translating into MSIKSYLQKLSFRTGVIVLLMCIPFYILSFVQVFFPVSTATKGILFTVFFGLAKSFQYGGIAILGKEGYKRVKGYLKRKKQLKDETMKSDSNRTPRYCPDLFSNPEILSGIRLIIFDFDGTLGDSQKLITDTMLATIERLNLPMRSREECARTIGLPLKEYFSSIIPMTDEQAEECAEVYSEIFNVKNVPGVVKAFPGVVETLERLSSQGILMSIASSRSHRTLAKLMDELDLSKYITYLIAADDVVEKKPAAESVLKTLRHFNIEAHETLVVGDTEFDILMGRNAGTHTCGVTYGNGSKESLEAAKAEWIVC; encoded by the coding sequence ATGTCTATTAAAAGTTATCTCCAAAAATTGTCTTTTCGCACAGGTGTTATCGTACTCCTGATGTGTATTCCCTTTTATATTCTTTCATTCGTTCAAGTGTTTTTCCCAGTATCAACGGCAACGAAAGGCATACTGTTTACTGTCTTTTTCGGACTGGCAAAGAGCTTTCAATATGGCGGCATCGCTATCCTTGGAAAGGAAGGCTACAAACGCGTGAAGGGCTATCTTAAGCGAAAGAAACAGCTGAAAGATGAGACTATGAAGAGTGATAGCAACAGAACGCCTCGCTACTGCCCTGACCTTTTCTCCAATCCAGAGATACTTTCTGGTATTCGTCTCATCATCTTCGACTTCGATGGAACGCTTGGCGATTCTCAAAAGCTCATTACCGACACGATGCTTGCAACGATAGAACGTCTGAATTTACCGATGAGAAGTCGTGAAGAATGCGCCCGAACGATTGGTTTACCATTGAAGGAATATTTCTCATCAATCATCCCAATGACGGATGAACAGGCTGAGGAGTGTGCCGAAGTGTATAGCGAAATATTCAATGTGAAGAACGTTCCCGGTGTTGTAAAAGCCTTTCCGGGTGTTGTTGAAACGTTGGAAAGACTTTCTTCGCAAGGCATTCTGATGTCTATTGCAAGTAGTCGTAGCCATAGAACGCTTGCAAAACTGATGGACGAATTAGACCTCTCGAAGTATATCACTTATCTGATTGCTGCCGACGATGTTGTCGAGAAGAAACCAGCAGCTGAATCAGTACTTAAGACTTTGCGTCATTTCAACATCGAAGCACACGAAACCCTCGTCGTTGGTGATACCGAATTCGACATTCTCATGGGCAGAAATGCAGGTACACACACCTGCGGAGTTACCTACGGTAATGGTAGCAAAGAGAGTTTAGAAGCCGCAAAAGCAGAGTGGATAGTTTGTTAA
- a CDS encoding IS66 family transposase translates to MTEEMRLLRRTVNQQYAEIIKLNRNINALNLEIRKKDTELINLRERLAKYENPDKNSNNSSTPPSKERIKDEVIRRTRSLRKPSGKNLEGQKGHDGHKLSCSSIPDEIIDEAPNYCTRCGESLSDAGRVIDYVTQVISIPELKPVIKEIRHYVMVCKNCGERIRAAPRRRSNNVVYDSSVKTLVVYLSVVQFLPYGRIASFLREVFGLTPSEGSLVNWANEANEAKKNAQPVIDKIKEYIKASAVVGFDESGLYCNKRLDWEWIAQTVYYTLLFRTGGRGSKVLTDKFGDSLEQMTVVTDRHSAYFVLHFLNHQVCLAHLLRELQYLSELNTEQEWSGKVTNLFREAIHERNTNPNDVIDKVTPTFRQSAQTEYREAW, encoded by the coding sequence ATGACGGAAGAGATGCGATTATTGCGTAGAACTGTCAATCAGCAGTATGCCGAGATTATCAAATTGAACCGTAACATAAATGCTCTGAACCTTGAAATTCGCAAGAAAGATACGGAACTTATAAACTTACGGGAACGCTTGGCTAAGTATGAAAATCCTGACAAAAATTCTAATAACAGTAGCACTCCGCCAAGCAAGGAGCGTATAAAGGATGAGGTTATCAGAAGAACAAGAAGCCTCCGTAAGCCAAGTGGTAAGAATCTGGAAGGACAAAAGGGGCATGATGGGCATAAGTTGTCTTGCTCTTCCATACCTGACGAGATAATCGATGAGGCACCCAACTATTGCACTCGTTGCGGAGAATCTTTATCAGATGCAGGACGTGTGATTGATTATGTGACGCAGGTTATTTCCATTCCAGAATTGAAGCCCGTAATAAAGGAAATCCGACACTATGTGATGGTATGCAAGAACTGTGGTGAACGTATTCGGGCGGCACCACGACGGCGGTCAAACAACGTGGTATATGATTCAAGCGTAAAGACCTTAGTGGTTTATCTGAGTGTCGTGCAATTTCTTCCTTACGGTCGCATAGCAAGTTTTTTGCGTGAGGTATTTGGACTCACTCCAAGCGAAGGCTCACTGGTGAACTGGGCAAATGAAGCAAATGAGGCAAAGAAAAATGCGCAACCTGTGATTGATAAGATTAAAGAATATATTAAGGCATCAGCTGTTGTTGGTTTCGATGAGAGCGGCTTGTACTGTAACAAAAGACTCGACTGGGAATGGATTGCACAGACTGTTTATTACACATTGCTTTTCCGTACTGGTGGAAGAGGATCGAAGGTGTTAACAGACAAATTTGGCGATAGCTTGGAACAAATGACTGTCGTTACCGACCGCCATAGCGCATACTTTGTACTCCATTTTCTCAATCATCAGGTATGCCTTGCTCACTTACTCCGCGAACTGCAATATCTCTCAGAGTTGAACACTGAGCAAGAGTGGTCTGGAAAAGTAACCAATCTGTTCCGTGAAGCCATTCACGAGCGGAACACTAATCCGAACGACGTTATAGACAAGGTGACCCCGACGTTTAGACAATCTGCGCAAACAGAATATAGAGAGGCTTGGTAA